Proteins from one Cryptomeria japonica chromosome 4, Sugi_1.0, whole genome shotgun sequence genomic window:
- the LOC131047670 gene encoding uncharacterized protein LOC131047670: MGNCKSSQVYNPTAKIIMEDGELKEFVEPVRVEETMRGRNGFFICHSDSIDINQYLSPLPPQYQLKLGHLYFELPVNKLEYPLPASDMVALATKACAALKLAHSKSSCCCKIMVFSSRNKLQFGGEHEELNSENGSATIRTNMGIKRIDMIDCKTCKSRLPTIPEGLAS, from the coding sequence ATGGGTAACTGCAAGTCTTCTCAGGTGTATAATCCCACTGCCAAGATAataatggaggatggagagctgaAGGAGTTTGTGGAGCCTGTGAGAGTTGAAGAAACCATGAGAGGAAGGAATGGCTTCTTTATCTGTCATTCTGATTCCATTGATATCAACCAGTATTTGTCTCCTCTTCCTCCACAATACCAACTGAAATTGGGTCACCTTTACTTTGAACTTCCTGTAAATAAGCTTGAATACCCTCTACCTGCTTCTGATATGGTTGCCTTGGCCACAAAAGCCTGTGCTGCTCTGAAACTAGCTCATTCCAAAAGCAGTTGTTGCTGTAAAATCATGGTGTTTTCCAGCAGAAATAAATTACAGTTTGGAGGTGAACATGAAGAATTGAACAGTGAAAATGGATCAGCAACGATAAGGACAAATATGGGTATCAAGCGGATAGACATGATTGACTGCAAGACGTGCAAATCGAGGCTCCCCACCATACCAGAGGGCTTGGCTTCTTGA